TGTACCTTTATTAATTTAATcagtttaaaaagtaatttaaacgCGGAAACAAATATTTGTTGCGTAACCAACACAGACATAATAAAAAGGCCCACAAGAATACTGACAGCCCAAACTGTAGTTGGGCCTTACTAAAAACGACTAAGGGTAAAATCGTCAATACGAATCCTGTGGATTCCTATCTCCCTCCCAACCCTAATCCCTCCTCTTTAAATTCCTTCGGTGAATGGTTCTCGatacttttctctttcattcgAAATCGGAAGGATTGAAAATATGTTGTGCGGCTTCGTTTTCTGTTCTGTTCTTTAGCGTTTGGtattgttttactattttattacgAATTCTCTTGTTCCCTTGAAAACCATGTGATGAATACGGATTTACAATTTCTCACGACGGTCGTCTGAGATTTCCTGATGCAATGATCCTTTTTTTCTGATGGTTTTCTTCAcgtgtttcatttttttctttggtgAAAGAGAGTTTTcaatttcgtttttgcatttCTTTATTGGAGAATGGTCTTTACTACAGAATCATCTGAATCATCAATGACTGGTcgattttgaaataaagttatAGTTTACATGAAGTTACATGTTAATTTAATTCCAGAAAACGATTatacttcattttcttttctttttctcatctaCGGATAATTGTTATtggttaaaatttgaatattatattatcagATTATAGCATTTGTTTGAACAGAAGAGTTTctcttaagattttttttttctcctattaTTTTCAAAcgaagtatattttttatttgaagaggaTTCTGGGCTTAGTTTTATTCCATGGGCTGGAAAATCAATCACAATTTGGGTTTTCAGAAATTCCTTCTGAATTGGGTTTCTCGAGTgcatttactttttgtttttgtcttttatttttaaatgattattaagTATGTAATTTGGTTggataattaatcttttaaatttgaattaaataataatcatttaaaaaattgcaATTTCAAAATTGACTGACTTAACTCTTGGattatagatttattttttaatttatgttttgattaatATATCTAACTAATATttatgagttatatatataaattgaacattaaatttatatttcaaaaattaaaatttataatgaaagaattgttcattttatagaataaaaagaaacaaaatattggATAACCTATCTgcaaattttgttttctgaGTAGAACAAAGAATTCAGAAtctgatgaaaaaaaatatgatattttgagaaTTAACAAGAATTTGAACATAATAGCAGGGATTGCAGGTAATCATCAATCTTGCAACAGTttcatgaatttgaatttttcatattaaatgcCATTCCACTACTGCTGATTTAAAAATCTGGATGTAATAATGAAAGAGGAGTTCCTGAATCTCTACAATCTTCATATATTTGAATTGCTGTGAGCTGCAAGATGTTAAGTTTATGAGCAGAAGCAATCATGATAAAAAGacaattatcattattatttttgtcaatattaattttgtttaatggtAGATATGTGCAGGAGAAAACTCACCAGCTCGTAATTGATCATGACTGCATATGATGATCCAGTGTATAGGCATGAATGTCAGAAGCACTGGTACCAGGCCtaacaaaaaccagaaaacGATGATCTAATAATACCAAAGTTGGTCTtcaattttcaatattatagATAAAAAGATAGATATTCTACACAGAACATGGAAATACCTTTTGCTAATAGTACCATAATGGAATTTAGGCTTTCCTCCTTCCTTCTTATCTTCAACATACTGCAGCCATGAGAAAACGCCATAAGAGACATTAATACTATTGCAAAAAATAAGACTTCaagcataaaaaaatgttgaagcATCTGAACCATACCAAACTTAAAGTGACCACCATTGATGAAAAGGATAGAGAGTTGAAAGGTATTTCATGGAGAGGGAAAAGTTGGCATTCTGATGATTCTGGACCAGGTGAAAAATGGGGGTTCTTCAACCTTGCTAAGAAGATTATATAAGTCTGCCTCAAACATGCCATAATCATGACTAAAAATTTGTAGCTACATTAGAAGATCAAGTAAAAAGAGTGAAATGGTAAATAAATGCTGATTCTTTGTTACCTGGCCAATTAAAGGAATGTCTAATTGAGCAAAGGGGGAAATCACTTCCACCTCAGCATTGGCTTCTTCCCTTGTTTCCCTGATGGCACCTTCCCTAGCTGACTCTCCCATTTCTAGATAACCAGCAGGAAGTGTCCTTGTTCACACCAAAACATGAAATCAACATAACACAACATCGTtagcatttttgtttttgtaaaggTTTCGGATAAAAGAACGTGGTCCCAACATGATATGTTCATGCAGAAAAAGTGTGTACTGTAATATTTCACAATAACCAGCAATATCAGTGAGATTCCAGTGCATTACAAGACTGAACTGAAGGAAAGAGATACAATAACATGGTATCACCAAATTCTTCATTAAATTGTTGTCTCACTCTACTCTTctatcatttttgtatttttctgtGGCATACAGCAGAATTTCCCTCCAATTTCTCCCCTTTTAGTAGTTTTGCCAAGAATGTAAGTGGAATGAATGAAAATGACCAGTAAAGTTAGAAATGCAATCTTACCATAGGCCATAAGATGGTTCAATATTCCTCTTGCAAAGGAGGACCTTGTTATCGTGTTCAATGAGGCAACCGACTACCTACTTTGTCATCCAAATGCATGTAATGATCAGAAGAAAAAGTAGTGAGCAGAGTCCTCTTAATAATTTTGGATGTTGTAATCATGAAAATTATGCCTCATCACtcctaatatttaaaatttaaggcacagttttaatattttaagctattgtaatataattgtatttttaaaaataaagcacAAAAGAAAGGACTAGTGCAAATTTGTGGTCTTTTAAAATCTGGAGATCCTCAGCAATGAGAAGTTTTCTGCAGAGGGTTTGCTTGCACAAGTTGTTCTTCAGGCCTAGTAGTGAGGGTAGAATGAATAGTATATACAACTAGTACATAATTTTGCACAAAATAGAAGTACTTCATACCACTTTAAAACAATTAGCACGTGATTAATATGAACCATATCAACTTAAGAACTAAATTCTTtcattacataataaataatgtcCAAAAGCTGATATAACAATCTGCTTCCTCAAATCAACTAATGCCATGTCAAGATTTAACCACATTTTCGTTTTCTCAATGCAAGTTTCACTTAAAAATCTAGTAAAagtcataatatttaaaataacaagttATAACTTGTAAGTACTGTCAAACACTATCAGTCTAAAGGATCATACTAAATCCACTTGAATATAGTGTTAGGTAATCCATTAAACTACCAATCTCCATATAGTTACACCAAAAACAATAGAATCAAACCATCCATCAGAAAATAGCAAcagtattatttaataaaacatcaGAAACATTGTGAGATTTTAGGAGAAAACTAGGTGGTTTTCTTATATGGCATGAAAGTAAGCGAGGTATGATCTTTTAAGCATTTACCATTTTTGGATTCTGATATGCAATCTTCCCACAGCTGGTACATATGGCTCTGAATCTTTCTTCTCCTTCAGGTATTCCAGGCTTCGTTGGACCACCACACCACTGACAGAACTTAACGTTTTGAACATCTCCCTACATTGCAATGGAACTTGACAATAAGACCGATAGCTATAAGATAAGAGAAACTCTATGGTACCATCTGAAATTTAAGGATTCTGATACCATTATTGAAAAACTCTCTTTTCCTCCCTCACCATTAGTGTGTCTAAACTCATTAAGATACTGGcctaaaaaacaattttacaaaagCCCTTAGATTTCTGTGGCTACCATAGTAACTCTCATATAAGATTTGTAGATGTAAAAGATATCTTTCTGATTGAGTCCATGGAAAATCTGCTGCAGAAAAGGGGCATTCTTATAAAATCAATAGTTAATCCATAATGagactatatataatataaaagagtaGAATTGCTCATCTATCTACCACCACCAACTACTCAAATCCTTCATACAACAAACTCAtcaaacttaattataaaagtaagtGAAATTTGTTAGAGATCTCACAAAACTATGTATAGAAGTAAACCTTCCCCTCACTAGGTTGCAACTGGAGTTCAATCAATTAGAAGGATGAAATAgtttataagaaaagaaaactaatcAGCACCAACAAATTTCTgcataaattgtataaataaaaactaacttatgcaaaaataataataaaagtttccTGAGATAATTATCCATGCCGTAATTTCAACATTAGAGGATTGATTTTCCAAATATTTGATAAGACTAAAACAATGAAGAGCAATATTCATTGTTATAATTCAACAGTTGAAGTAACTCACAGTAGAATGAAGAGATGACGAAGGAGAGTGATCAGAAGAAGAATCCATAAGGAGATTGAAACACAAGAGAAGAACCCTTGATTTTACGAGGTTTCGAAAGGCAAGAAACAAGAgcagagaggaagaagaagaagaagaagaaacgaCCACGTTATGAATCGAGGAACAAGGACACTGATttacaaagaaacaaaaaaggaacGCTATCCTCTAGGGTTGTGGCATATTGTAGGGTCATGGAGTTCCATCTTTCACCGTTTACAAACTTGcattttgttttatgattttagcTGAAACATATTTTGGACGGTGAAGATTTGTTCTGCTCAAATTTCAATACTAATTCCGACAGACGATGACATGGGAGCAACAAATGTGATTGCGACAACATTTGAATCAAATTCAGATTGTTATTATCAAGGAAACGTAagcgaagaaaaaaaaaagaaaagataaataaaataattttatctagtACAATATGATATCCAATTCTCATAAAAATtgtcaatatattattttaataataatgttacaatttattattgaatattaatattaatattctaAACAATTAACTAACATTTTCCTCATCTATGATCTtgacattttttattagaaattgaaaaaaggATTATCATAGACTAAACTTactaaattctaaaaaattgaaaagctaaacgtaaattaaatttttgcaGGAAGTAAAGTTAAACGTACACACAAagaccaaaaataaatttaaaagtcccattatttatctatttattttaatattactataAATTAAAACCAACCTTTCTAATTATGTGCCTATTTTTCATATTCTCACTTTTACAGGTCGAATTTACTCgctcatttcaaattttcaaaaaaaaaaaacactttttaaaatattttcaaattattcttAGTTTTATATTCATATCAGAACTTTTCAATGGCTCCTAttcaatttcttctcttttagcTCTTTCTTAACTAAATTTCAATGCTTCTTATTTAGAAATGATcaatacttaaaattaattttatacagtaatttgaattaattttataattgcaagattcaatttatatatatatatatatatatatatatatatatatatatttacttacGCTAAATtaccatttatatatttcaataaattattcattagaatttttaattataaaaaaaaaaaaaaaatttatccagTAGGATACAATACTAGTTTGACAAGGATGAATAGAAGACAGATTCAGACAAGTTTATTTTGTCTCTCTCTTATCCAATTGTTGACTAAATTACCAtgatataatcaaaattaaaaatacattacatGTGAAAGACTCTTTTTATGTTTAACCAATTAATTCCCAAGAATAGTAAATGGATCAATTATAGTGAGAAAAGTCtaattttgagaatattttCACCCAAGAAAGATTTATTCAACAAAGGACCCTTTCGAGTCTTATTATTGAGGtcaatcaatattttaaaatgactCAAGCAATTAGTTGGCTTGTTCTTAGCCACAAGTgacatttctcttcttttttttttttcttaaaatgacAGGTttctctcaataataaataatctgCATTATTTTGGGGTAGAAGAAAAGGACTATGCTGACAACTCAACTACAATGATAATGACCAACTATGGCATGTCTCAAATGTAACTCCTTTCTGGTTGATTTTCTGAAACAccaaaaaccaacaaaaagaaTGTTAGTTAACTCAGGTAAAATTGCCATAATTTCTGCCAAAATGTTTCTGGCTTATGAATTTTACTCCTAAATTGTAGCAAGGGTTTAGCTTAGTTGGTTGAACAATGTGTACAAGTTATTCTAAACTGTTTGATATTACAGTTTGACTTCTTCCTTTGAATGAAAAAAGAGTAAACAAGCACTCACTCCTTAATACAAGGTCAGTTTATCACACAAAGATTGATAAGCAGCACTGCAATGCTTGAACCTTTCCTCTGCTATAACCTATCAACATgcataataactaaaataattagtaaGCTCAACTCAACATGTAAGACAGAAATTCTTCAAtaggaaaagaacaaaaaagcaAGAATTACTTAGCTATTAGAGCCTGGCAATACCTTAGAAAAGCCTTGATGACGATCTGGATGCCACTTTAAAGCAGATATCCGGTACCTGTTTTCATAAGGATGTTTAGAATCACATTGAAGAGAAAATGCAAAAGAACTCAGAAAACACATTAAAGAGAAAGCAGAAAAGAACTCACGCATTTTTCACATCTTCAAGTTTCAGAGGGCCAGAATCACTCAATCCAAGGGCTAATCTATATGAAACTATATCTGAATGTGAACAATCAGACTCTGCTTTGGTTGATTTGCCATATTCATTTTCACTTTGATGTCTCCACTTCTGAGATTTCCTGTTATTAGAAAAACCTCCTGACCTGCTCCTGAGGATTTTCCTCATCTATAAAGGACCAATAGAAAGATCGATTGCCACCGAAAGAAGAGCGAAAACCAGTCTCAACATCAAAATCATCTTTGCAAAATTCATGACCTCCTGAAAGACATCAAGGTTGTTTGAAACATGAATCCAGAACAAGCCCATTAATATCCAGAATCTTCTTTGCAcgacaaataaaaaaagacatttCGGCTTGTTCAAGAAAACCTGTGATGCAAATTAAACCAAAACTGCTAAATGATCTGTACTAGTTAAACCCACCAATCCTTCCCAACAGGGCATGAAAATTTTCTGCACAAGATGCAATTAGAAAAATTCCCAGATGAACAAATTCTAACCAATAGAGCCTTCAAATATAAATCCATAACAAACCCTATAATATCCAGAATCTTCTTTCCACAAAAAATAACAGTGAAAGTTTTCCAGACAAGATGCAGTGAGAAGATTTCGAGAAGAAATCATTTAACAAACTCTAATCAAGAGAGCCAGTATTGCAAGGTAGTCATACGCTATTATAACATAACTATGTCAAGCATCCTTACTTCTGAACCGATGTTTTGATCTTTGTTTGCCATTCCAGTGCCTTCCAGAGTGTTTTCTTGACCAGGACGCGCCTTGACTGGGAGAAGGATCATCCTCATCAACATCTTCTTTCCCACTCTAAgacatggaaaaaaaaagaaagcacAAGCATTATATGCAACATCTTACAACTAACAAAATCAGGATAGAGCGCATACAAGGGAACCATCTAAAACTAGGACCAAAAGAGTTCATATTAAAAgaactataaaaattatgatactGAGGACTTCTCAATATCACCATACTAGGGGAGATAGAGCAACACAAACTTTATCCAAAATTACCAACACTAGAAAATTATATGGATTCACTACAAAACATAGTGAACAAACAGTTAACAAATCATATAACTGAAAAGTAAGAACATGAGCCAGTAATAGGCAATCAAAGGTTATAGTCCAGATTGCACAAATGCAAATTCTGTTCACAATGGAGATGTCATCGCAAAGttataacataaaacaaaggACAGAACTTAGATGCATCTCTTTAGGTGtttttgctgtttttttttttttttgtcaattataGTTGAAGTTTCACCTCAGAAACTAATTCTGACTTTAAATGAGGACCTCACTAGGGCAGGTTACCAACATGACACTCAAATTTTAATCACAGAACAACACCTACGACTTCTAACTAACTTTCCCTATGTTCCGTCGTTAAAATAAATCAGAGAAAAAACATTAGGAAGCCAAGGTGCGGTGATCAAGTTAAACTCTTGGCATGATCTTTTCCAAGATTTTGTGGTTTCTGTGGATAAAGATACCTCGATAAATGGAATAGAGGAATGGCAATATGATAGCTAGTGTTGGAATTTGAAATGGAGAAGAACTTTGTTTGAGTGGGAAAAAAATCAACAAGAGATGGAAATAATCAATTTGAACAACAGGTATGTTTGGAGGAAACTTTCCTGCAAGCCcttcaaagaaaagaataatgatactttgacaacattttgacaCGGGATACATATCAAAAATGTGAGTAGTGCACAtggaaaacaatttttaaaaatgaaaatgacgtGGCAACAGAATTTGGGGCAGGGTTTCAAGTTTTGggttcattttctcttttcagaTTCCGAATCTGAGGAAGCTTTGAGAGAGAGCGCGAAACCTAGAGAGAATCCCCTCTTCCCTCCACCCAACCACCCATTGCCGCTGTTCGTAGAGAAAGTGCCGCTTCCTTCAACCCAACCATCCATTGCCGCCGAAGTGCCACCGTTCCTAGAGAGAGAGTGTCGCTTCCTCTCACCCACCCATTTTCATTGTCCACCTGAAGAAGTATTGTTCGTTCCGGTGTTGTTGGAAGCTTTGATTGCAACGACCACCGAAAAAGAGGCACTTTCGCGATCGCGAGTGTTCCTCCCACCCACACATCTTGCTCCGTGCCACCCACCGAGAGACGTTGGTGTTCACTAAAGGTTGGTTTATTTGTATTGAAAGAAATGAATCTATCATAGATGTATGATCTTGATTATGTAGGATATACTCCTTATTACTATAAATATGATAAGAACAATGGGTGTTGGTTGGTTGAGTCGCACAATAGAGGGTATACAAAAGGAACATTTGCAAACTATGACTGGGTGGGAAAAGAGTTGTAATGGTCAGGCAGTGTGTGATTAGTAATCATAATCAGTGTGTGGGTGTCAGAAAATGTTGGGATTAGCAATCCATTAACTAAGCTCATTCGGGTGGATGAGAAAAAGACATATGAGTATGGTTGGATAGTAATGAAATAGGTTTTGAATTTCTTGTGTGTTGCAGGTATCATTATTGACTATATCAATTAAAAGTGGAGGCAATACATCTTTTTTGCAAGAATACgcatttggaaaattttgaatGGATGTTCTCATCTTTCATGATCCACAAATATTATAACCCTCAAATCCAACCATATGTGTTGGAGTGGCTTTTTAGAGGGTCGTTTGACAGAACTATTGACTGATTGTCCTTCTCTTgtttatcctttttaatttgACATATAATTTCAGTCTATTGCATTTTggagtatttttgtttttgattgagTTGTTGGATTGGCATTGATAGATTGCACAAAAGAAGAAGGTTATAACAATGTAAgtagattttatattttgaaaattgatttgtttgtttgaaaagagtttttttttatacttttttggtttgaaaatgaattatagtTACGATTGCGGGCATGGAGCGATACAAAACCGATAGTCGACATTAATGGTATACTATGACAAATTGATAGAATACTTATCGGGAAGACTCCATTCAAGTGATGTCTTTATATGAACAACCCAATTGAGTTTTGCACTCCTCTGTTCAAGGAAATGGTTAGACGTTGGGTTGGCCGCAAtgaatgttttgttttaaagcAAAGAATGGTATCATTTACAGTTGGCGATGTTTGCATGGGTTTAGGGTTGGATGCATgtcattattttctattatcaattttatcctACTTATGACATTTTTTAGGGTGGATgactttgaagaaaattgttgacAAACAACACCACCAAAGTTATCATCAAAATTGACATCCAAACCACCAACACTCAACCCTAAACCCATGCAATCATTGCTCAACTGTAAATAATATCATTCTTtacttcaaaacaaaacattcaTTGCGACCAACCCAACGTCTAATCATTTCCTTGAACAGAGAAGTGCATAACTCAATTGAGTTGTTCATATAAAGACACCACTTGAATGGAGTCTCCCCAATATCAATTTGTCGTAGTATACTATTAATGTCGACTATCGGTTTTGTGTCGCTCCATGCCCACAATCACAACTAcaattcattttcaaacaaaaagaaccataaaaaaactattttcaaacaaacaaatcaattttcaaaacattaaatcTATTTACATTGTTATAACCTTCTTCTTTTGTGCAATCGATCACTATCAATCCaaccaaaatacaaaaacaatgtaaaattaACCCAACAACAACTCAAAAAAACAGACAAACAGACAGAGAGTATCAGTAATTCTGTCAAACGACcttctaaattttatttcatgaggAGCATCAATAAAAAGGGTTGGATTTAAGGGTTATAATATTTGTGGATCACCAAAGATGAGAACACCTattcaaaattttccaaatatatattcttacaaaaaaaattatcgcCTCCACTTTTAATTGATACAATCAATAATGATACCTCCAACACACAATATAtcaagaaattcaaaacatatgtCATTAATATCCAACCATACTCACATGTCTTTATCTCACCCATCCGAATAAACTCAGTTAGTTAATGGATTGCTAATCCCAACCATTCCCAACATTTTCATCTTCTGACACTCACTTATTGAGTACTGGTCACACACTGCCTAGACCATTACATCTCTTCTTTTCCCATCGAGTCATAGTTTGCAAATGTTTCTTTTGTATATCCTACTCAACTAACCAACACCTATCATATTTATAGTAATAAGGAACAACTAACCAACACCTATCATATTTATAGTAATAAGGAACATATCCTATATAATCAAGACCGTACATCTATTATAGATTCATTTATCTCAATACAAATAAATCAACTTTTAATGATCACCAAGGCCTCTCAATGGATGAGACAGCACAAGATGTGTGGGTGGGAGGAACACTCACGAAATCGTCTCTTTTTCGGTGGTCGTTGCAATCAAAGCTTCCAACGACATCCACGCGAAAGGTCAACGAAAATGGGTAGGTGGGAGGTAGTGGCACTCTCTCTGGGATGGGAACGACTGCACTCCAGCGACTGAGTGGATGGGAGGAAGCGGCATTCTCTACGACGACATTATGGCGGCACTCCGAGAACAATGAATGGCTAGACAGAGAGAAGAAGGACCCTCTCTTGGGTTTCgcactctctctttctcaaGTTCGTTCTCTCTCAAAGTTGTCTcatttgaaaagagaaaatgaaccAAAACATGAAACCCTAACCCCTTTCTAATGTCACgtcattctcatttttttaaatttttttcacgTCCACCACTCACGTTTTCACACGTGGTACGTGTCAAATGCTAAAGTATCATCATCCCAAGAAAAAACAAGGAAGAAAGGAACCATCTTCTCCTCATGCTAAAATTACTCTATacattagttaaaattagattttggaGAAGCAAGGGAAATAACTTCTACATGGTGAAGTCTCTCTTTAAACGTAGTTAATGGTGAAAAATAAAGTTGCTACTTTTGTTTGAACCTTAACATATACccattaaaaatcatttttttcgaTGAGAACTTGAAAACCCACCAAAATGTACTGAGCAACACTAACCTGAAACATGAATTGCGCGTAAGCATTGACATCGCGGAGCAGTGTTTGTTTGGCACGAAGTCTTCCGAATCTTCTCGAGTGATCGTTGCATCTCTGCGAGCAAAAGGgcgtaagaaaagaaaaattgtgaagAACTTATGTTGAACTAGACAAGGTGCAGTTGGTGGGACTGACGGATTCCCGAAAGGTGTGAGCTTTGCGTTGCAAGTGATGTGTGGAATGAAAGAGTCTGGTGAAATTGCTCTTGTTCATCTTTCTCAAAATCTTGAAACTGTGaacaaaaaagggaaaagtaaaAACTCATTGATTCTTCCTAAGAGTGTGAATCATGCTCAAGAgtgtttttgtaatttgtgtTTGAACACTAGATCTTAAAAGaggaatattttaataattttttatttacacttttaaaattaagtaactTAAACTTATCAAATGAATAAAGTTGAATAGAGaagagattaaaattgaaactaataaattgattttctcAAAAGTTGGAGtcgaatttaaatatataagattattttaatttttaaaaatatagatttaataaat
This genomic interval from Vigna radiata var. radiata cultivar VC1973A chromosome 8, Vradiata_ver6, whole genome shotgun sequence contains the following:
- the LOC106771021 gene encoding nudix hydrolase 23, chloroplastic isoform X3 translates to MFKTLSSVSGVVVQRSLEYLKEKKDSEPYVPAVGRLHIRIQKWTLPAGYLEMGESAREGAIRETREEANAEVEVISPFAQLDIPLIGQTYIIFLARLKNPHFSPGPESSECQLFPLHEIPFNSLSFSSMVVTLSLYVEDKKEGGKPKFHYGTISKRPGTSASDIHAYTLDHHMQS
- the LOC106771021 gene encoding nudix hydrolase 23, chloroplastic isoform X1, which produces MDSSSDHSPSSSLHSTGDVQNVKFCQWCGGPTKPGIPEGEERFRAICTSCGKIAYQNPKMVVGCLIEHDNKVLLCKRNIEPSYGLWTLPAGYLEMGESAREGAIRETREEANAEVEVISPFAQLDIPLIGQTYIIFLARLKNPHFSPGPESSECQLFPLHEIPFNSLSFSSMVVTLSLYVEDKKEGGKPKFHYGTISKRPGTSASDIHAYTLDHHMQS
- the LOC106771021 gene encoding nudix hydrolase 23, chloroplastic isoform X2 encodes the protein MGDVQNVKFCQWCGGPTKPGIPEGEERFRAICTSCGKIAYQNPKMVVGCLIEHDNKVLLCKRNIEPSYGLWTLPAGYLEMGESAREGAIRETREEANAEVEVISPFAQLDIPLIGQTYIIFLARLKNPHFSPGPESSECQLFPLHEIPFNSLSFSSMVVTLSLYVEDKKEGGKPKFHYGTISKRPGTSASDIHAYTLDHHMQS